Genomic segment of Leishmania panamensis strain MHOM/PA/94/PSC-1 chromosome 20 sequence:
GCTGTtcaccgctgcaccgcaccTCATTGGTCGATGCGTCCGAAGCTGAACGGAGCGGGTCAGCGATCCTCGCCCAGCATCCCGGGCGACGTAACAGACGGCCTTGAGAGTCAAGTGGCGAGGCTGTGTGGAGGTACAGCGGAGGGTACTGGAGtcgaggaagggagaagctGCGCCTCACTTGCCCTCCGCTCGCTACTAACACTCATGTTTCTCTACAACAGTTGTCCTCACGTGACGGCCCAGCAACATCTTTCCgtgccgctcctcttcgccaACGCTGGTGGACTGGAGCAACTAGGCAAACTGCTGATCTGCGGGGACACACAAGAGCATGCGCTGGCCTTGCTAGAGGTGATGACCGCAACAGAGGAACTCTGCTCGCAGAATGCCGGGCTTTTGGCGCTTGTACCTTTGCTTgtagcgcagctgcacacatGTGCCGTCACAGTACCCGTGCTCAAAGTGCTCACAAACATCACGAACATCCTGCCGCATGCGCTGCacgccaccggcaccgcgaCGACGTTCGCGCACTTCGCGCTTCAGACTTTTTCACATGCGCAGGCGCTCTGCACTCCCGACGAGACCGAAATATTTGCCCTTTGCTGCGCCATCAACGTGATCAAGTATGAATCGAAGGAGATGGAGTGCTCGAAGGCAGAACTCGCCTCCACCCTTGTTGCTTCGCGTGACACGTTGGTGTCCCTCGCGACTGCGATGATGGAGAGCCACCGGTGTAACAATACGGAGCAGTTGGTACGCAGTGGCTACTACGCACTTCTATTAGGTGCACTCTCGTTGGTGTCTGCTACTGAGGAAGGCAGTAGCACGTTGCGCGTCCCCGtgatgacggcggtggctggGGTTTTGGGTGGCACCTCCATCGGGCTTACGATTGCCCATCAGCCCATGCGCATTGTGGTGGCCATCATTCAAGAATTCCTACTCTTCCAGAGCTCCGCAGGGACGCTGACGAAGGAGACACTGAAGGAAATGAAGGCTCTGGTTGATCGCATTTTAAACAGCAATCAAATTGACATCGCCCCGGAAGGTGACCGGAGTAGCTCTGTCGCCGAAACCACGACTGCGGCGTCGCCAGACGAAGACGATGACCTTTTGCTGGGTCAACTACTGTAGTGTGATCGAACAGAAGAGAGCATGCATGGTGTGACTCTTAGCATAGCACAGCCTTAGGTGCGGCGAAAGACTCCATCgatgtgctcctcctcaggGCAGCCGGGAGGACACTGGAATACAAGAGGAAagatgtgtgcgtgtgtttatTTCGGGGGTATGCGATGATTGTTTCCGATGTGCCGTGAGCTAGCAGCATTCCTAAGCCCAGCTCTCCGGTGCCCTGCTAACAGCATCGCGCGGCTCGTCGGCGCACGACGATGAGACAGGTATCTTTGATCGCTACTTTCAACGGCCcagctctcttcttctcactcACACAGCGGTTACTTCACGCGCcatcccttttctctctttctccacgacgttcgccccctcccccgacgCGCCGCGTTCTACTCGACGCTGCACccgagcagcacgcgagcAAGGAACTGGCGAGTCagaaaagaagcacacacacacataaacacatacacacgcgcttGGTCTTGGTTGGATCGCTGGCAGAGCGTCTGTCGGCCATGTCCGTCAAGGTTGCCGTGCGAAGTCGCCCCATGAGTGACCATGAGCGGAAAGAAAATGCGGAGGTCATCATACGCATGAACGGCAACGCGGTTGAGCTACGGGGGTCGATTGACGGATACGACGCCAAGTTCCTGTACGACAGCGCGCTCTGGTCGACCGGAGAGGTAGTGAACAGCTCCAGCAACGCTGAGGCGTCGCAGGCCTACGTCTATAAGGAGATTGgagcggagctgctggcgcacaTCGTGACCGGCTACAACGGCTGCATCTTTGCTTATGGACAGACGGGAAGCGGAAAGACGTACTGCATGATGGGCCGCGACAACGACAATCCAGGGCTCATTCCGCGCATCGCGCAGAGCCTGTTTGAGAAGACCGCCGAGCTACGCGAGCAGAGCATTGAAGTGTGCGTGGAGACGTCCTACTACGAAATCTATAATGAAAAGGTGCGGTGTCTGCTACGCCCTACGCAGGGCGGCTACGACGACACacggctgcgtgtgcgcgagcATCCGAAGTATGGCCCCTTCATCGAGGGGCTCGCGAAGTTCGTGGTTAGCACGCAGTCCGAGTTTCTGAATTTGATGAGTGACGGCAACAAGGTGCGAACCACCGCCTCTACCGCGATGAATGCAGCAAGCAGCCGCTCCCACGCTGTCTTCGTCATCACGCTCAcacagaagcagcagaagggcAGCCTCCTCACGCTAAAGACGTCGCGGTTGAATTTGGTCGACCTCGCCGGCAGCGAGCGGGCGTCTAAAACGCTGGCGACTGGGAAGCTGCTCACGGAAGGCGCCACCATCAACAAATCCCTCACGTGTCTCGGCAACGTCATCAGCGCTCtcgccgaggcggaggagtcGGGTAAGAGTCGCTACAT
This window contains:
- a CDS encoding hypothetical protein (TriTrypDB/GeneDB-style sysID: LpmP.20.4020); this translates as MATKRCRSHVDVVGGIDELLAIPVCSPPHGEEPLDTKSSSRQPHSSPQVIDIDVISPTAVKRLRTSEPSTGVSYHSPSTVSPSSPRTICDSIGGDEIDLLRRKDEEVADMALFLAKAVGETSSRHSLAELVAFLGRLGVSRVVLAVKRVGELSTLVDHLHQATLLTENERRIAIALFYTLMGHIDAEALFQECVVRFLVKSLCPAERQEALVAVHRCTAPHWSMRPKLNGAGQRSSPSIPGDVTDGLESQVARLCGGTAEGTGVEEGRSCASLALRSLLTLMFLYNSCPHVTAQQHLSVPLLFANAGGLEQLGKLLICGDTQEHALALLEVMTATEELCSQNAGLLALVPLLVAQLHTCAVTVPVLKVLTNITNILPHALHATGTATTFAHFALQTFSHAQALCTPDETEIFALCCAINVIKYESKEMECSKAELASTLVASRDTLVSLATAMMESHRCNNTEQLVRSGYYALLLGALSLVSATEEGSSTLRVPVMTAVAGVLGGTSIGLTIAHQPMRIVVAIIQEFLLFQSSAGTLTKETLKEMKALVDRILNSNQIDIAPEGDRSSSVAETTTAASPDEDDDLLLGQLL